In a genomic window of Cuculus canorus isolate bCucCan1 chromosome 4, bCucCan1.pri, whole genome shotgun sequence:
- the MYOZ2 gene encoding myozenin-2 isoform X1: protein MLSHSALVKERKQQASAIMDEIQRNVSPTLNLGKKVSTPRDIMVEELSTLSNRGARLFKRRQRRSDKYTYENYHYVANKPRNRGEPIPSVTMDGLSVEGIPQHAPMTPPNTPDPRSPPHPDNIAPGYSGPLKEIPPEKFNTTSVPKYYQSPWIEAIRDDPELLAALYPKLLKPEARPELPDYRSFNRVATPFGGFERASKLVKFKVPDFNLLMLNDPRFMLFANPLATRRSFNRTPKGWTSENIPVVFIQPADSNTAPETEDL from the exons ATGTTATCACATTCTGCCTTGGTCAAAGAGAGGAAACAACAAGCATCAGCCATTATGgatgaaatacagagaaatg TCTCCCCGACCTTAAACCTTGGAAAAAAGGTCAGCACCCCCAGAGATATCATGGTAGAGGAACTATCGACACTCAGCAACAGAGGTGCAAGACTCTTCAAGAGACGTCAGCGGAGATCTGACAAATATACATATGAAAACTATCATTATGTCGCAAACAAGCCAAGAAAT CGTGGAGAGCCCATACCAAGTGTTACAATGGACGGCCTCAGTGTCGAAGGAATTCCCCAGCATGCCCCAATGACACCTCCTAACACACCTGATCCCCGGAGCCCACCACATCCTGACAACATTGCCCCAG GATATTCTGGACCActgaaagaaattcctcctgaaaAGTTCAACACTACTTCTGTGCCAAAGTATTATCAGTCTCCTTGGATAGAAGCCATCAGGGATGATCCAGAGCTGCTAGCAGCTTTATATCCTAAACTTTTGAAACCTGAAGCAAGGCCAGAACTGCCTGACTACAGGAGCTTCAACAG AGTTGCCACTCCCTTTGGTGGTTTTGAGAGAGCATCAAAGCTGGTTAAATTCAAGGTGCCAGATTTTAATCTACTGATGCTAAATGATCCCAGATTCATGCTCTTTGCAAATCCTCTTGCTACGAGAAGATCCTTCAATAGGACTCCTAAAGGATGGACATCCGAGAATATTCCAGTAGTCTTCATTCAGCCTGCGGATTCCAACACTGCTCCAGAAACAGAAGACCTGTGA
- the MYOZ2 gene encoding myozenin-2 isoform X2, with protein sequence MVEELSTLSNRGARLFKRRQRRSDKYTYENYHYVANKPRNRGEPIPSVTMDGLSVEGIPQHAPMTPPNTPDPRSPPHPDNIAPGYSGPLKEIPPEKFNTTSVPKYYQSPWIEAIRDDPELLAALYPKLLKPEARPELPDYRSFNRVATPFGGFERASKLVKFKVPDFNLLMLNDPRFMLFANPLATRRSFNRTPKGWTSENIPVVFIQPADSNTAPETEDL encoded by the exons ATGGTAGAGGAACTATCGACACTCAGCAACAGAGGTGCAAGACTCTTCAAGAGACGTCAGCGGAGATCTGACAAATATACATATGAAAACTATCATTATGTCGCAAACAAGCCAAGAAAT CGTGGAGAGCCCATACCAAGTGTTACAATGGACGGCCTCAGTGTCGAAGGAATTCCCCAGCATGCCCCAATGACACCTCCTAACACACCTGATCCCCGGAGCCCACCACATCCTGACAACATTGCCCCAG GATATTCTGGACCActgaaagaaattcctcctgaaaAGTTCAACACTACTTCTGTGCCAAAGTATTATCAGTCTCCTTGGATAGAAGCCATCAGGGATGATCCAGAGCTGCTAGCAGCTTTATATCCTAAACTTTTGAAACCTGAAGCAAGGCCAGAACTGCCTGACTACAGGAGCTTCAACAG AGTTGCCACTCCCTTTGGTGGTTTTGAGAGAGCATCAAAGCTGGTTAAATTCAAGGTGCCAGATTTTAATCTACTGATGCTAAATGATCCCAGATTCATGCTCTTTGCAAATCCTCTTGCTACGAGAAGATCCTTCAATAGGACTCCTAAAGGATGGACATCCGAGAATATTCCAGTAGTCTTCATTCAGCCTGCGGATTCCAACACTGCTCCAGAAACAGAAGACCTGTGA